From a region of the Streptomyces caniferus genome:
- a CDS encoding DNA polymerase IV has product MRPAPTILHLDMDAFFAAAEQAAKPSLRGKPVVVGGIGARGVVSTASYEARVFGVRSAMPTAQARRLCPNAAYLTPRFTLYRQVSEAVMELLHALSPLVEPLSLDEAFVDLEAGGVPQETAAARAVGERLRRDIRSATGLTGSVGLAGAKMLAKIASEAAKPDGLVVIEPGTERELLGPMTVRTLPGVGPATAETLRRAGIHTVAETAEAGEDELVRLLGKAHGAGLYAMALGRDDRPVVAERDAKSISVEDTFEVDLTDRTRVRSEVLRLADRCVQRLRAAGRSGRTVVIKVRNYDFSTLTRSETLRGPTDDPTVIREAAARLLETVDTTGGVRLLGVGVSGLADFTQEDLFAQFATEQEAEKAAREAAEPSDAGAAAPETEEERPRRWHPGLDVVHDEYGAGWVQGSGVGRVTVRFETPWSAPGRVRTFAVEDPALRPGEPLPLVGGGPADGQSSEPAILPKSWSPEPGEDTGSEVGEEISSR; this is encoded by the coding sequence GTGAGACCTGCGCCGACGATCCTGCATCTCGACATGGATGCGTTCTTCGCGGCCGCCGAGCAGGCGGCCAAGCCGAGCCTCCGCGGCAAGCCCGTGGTGGTCGGCGGGATCGGCGCGCGCGGAGTGGTCTCGACGGCGTCGTACGAGGCCCGGGTCTTCGGTGTCCGCTCGGCGATGCCCACGGCCCAGGCGCGCCGGCTGTGTCCCAACGCCGCTTATCTCACTCCGCGCTTCACGTTGTACCGCCAGGTGAGTGAAGCGGTGATGGAGCTGCTGCACGCGTTGTCGCCGCTGGTGGAGCCGCTGAGCCTGGACGAGGCGTTCGTCGACCTGGAGGCGGGCGGGGTGCCGCAGGAGACGGCCGCCGCGCGGGCCGTGGGGGAGCGGCTGCGCCGCGACATCCGCTCGGCCACCGGACTGACCGGCTCGGTGGGGCTGGCCGGCGCCAAGATGCTGGCGAAGATCGCGTCGGAGGCGGCCAAGCCGGACGGCCTGGTGGTGATCGAGCCCGGTACCGAACGCGAGCTGCTGGGACCCATGACGGTACGGACGCTGCCCGGAGTGGGGCCGGCGACGGCCGAGACGCTGCGCCGGGCCGGGATCCACACCGTCGCGGAGACCGCGGAGGCCGGAGAGGACGAGCTGGTGCGGCTGCTGGGCAAGGCGCACGGCGCCGGGCTGTATGCGATGGCACTGGGCCGGGACGACCGTCCGGTGGTCGCCGAGCGGGACGCGAAGTCCATCTCGGTGGAGGACACCTTCGAGGTCGATCTGACCGACCGGACGCGGGTGCGCAGCGAGGTGCTGCGGCTGGCCGACCGCTGCGTACAGCGGCTGCGGGCCGCCGGGCGCTCGGGGCGGACGGTGGTCATCAAGGTGCGCAACTACGACTTCTCGACGCTGACCCGCTCCGAGACGCTCCGTGGGCCCACCGACGACCCCACGGTGATACGGGAGGCCGCTGCGCGGCTGCTGGAGACCGTGGACACCACCGGAGGGGTCCGGCTGCTGGGCGTGGGGGTGAGCGGACTGGCCGACTTCACACAGGAGGATCTGTTCGCCCAGTTCGCGACGGAGCAGGAGGCGGAGAAGGCGGCGAGGGAGGCGGCGGAACCGTCCGATGCCGGGGCGGCGGCGCCGGAGACCGAGGAGGAGCGGCCGCGGCGCTGGCATCCGGGACTGGATGTGGTGCACGACGAGTACGGCGCGGGCTGGGTGCAGGGGAGCGGGGTGGGGAGAGTGACCGTACGGTTCGAAACGCCATGGTCCGCACCGGGAAGGGTGCGGACCTTTGCCGTCGAGGATCCGGCGCTGCGGCCGGGGGAGCCCCTGCCGCTGGTGGGCGGGGGGCCGGCGGACGGTCAGTCGTCCGAGCCGGCGATCTTGCCGAAGTCCTGGTCACCGGAGCCGGGGGAGGACACCGGGTCGGAGGTCGGGGAGGAGATATCCAGTCGGTAG
- a CDS encoding DUF881 domain-containing protein, which translates to MPSEEIPEPEKKQERPEQPEQSQWADQPERPERAEPEKKPERPEPETEQEPEPKTEPKPEADSGPAGRRPMPPESRSTHEWAEAEEETEAHEPDSAGQKADKGADSSTPEAVADGSAERPKSGRERLAASLWPPRLTRAQLIVALLLFILGLGLAIQVRSTSDSSALRGARQEDLVRILDELDNRSQRLTDEQRRLEGQKTELANSSDQAEEARKQTVEKEQQLGVLAGTVAAQGPGINLTIDDPTHSVEADKLLDTIQELRAAGAEAIQVNDVRVVANTSLSDVRGGVEIDGKRVVQPYRFKVIGKPEDLEPALNIPGGVVQTLEKEQAKVSVTREKKIIVDALREAKRPDYARSSSQ; encoded by the coding sequence ATGCCGTCGGAGGAGATCCCGGAGCCGGAGAAGAAGCAGGAACGGCCGGAGCAGCCGGAGCAGTCACAGTGGGCGGATCAGCCGGAGCGCCCGGAGCGGGCGGAGCCCGAGAAGAAGCCGGAGCGCCCCGAGCCGGAGACGGAGCAGGAGCCGGAGCCGAAAACCGAGCCGAAGCCCGAGGCGGACAGCGGCCCGGCAGGCCGGCGGCCGATGCCGCCCGAGAGCCGCAGCACCCATGAGTGGGCGGAGGCCGAGGAAGAGACCGAGGCTCACGAACCGGACAGTGCTGGACAGAAGGCTGACAAAGGGGCAGACTCCTCGACTCCGGAGGCGGTTGCCGACGGGAGTGCGGAGCGCCCGAAGAGTGGTCGGGAACGGCTGGCGGCGAGCCTGTGGCCGCCGCGGCTGACCCGGGCTCAACTGATCGTTGCGCTGCTCCTGTTCATTCTCGGCCTCGGCCTGGCGATTCAGGTACGTTCCACAAGTGACAGCAGTGCTCTGCGGGGTGCGCGTCAGGAGGACTTGGTGCGCATTCTGGACGAGCTGGACAATCGCTCCCAGCGGTTGACCGATGAACAGCGGCGCCTGGAAGGGCAGAAGACCGAGCTGGCGAACAGCTCGGACCAGGCCGAGGAGGCCCGTAAGCAGACCGTGGAGAAGGAACAGCAGCTGGGCGTGCTGGCCGGGACCGTCGCGGCGCAAGGGCCCGGCATCAACCTGACCATCGACGACCCGACGCACTCCGTCGAGGCGGACAAGCTGCTGGACACCATCCAGGAGCTGCGGGCGGCCGGCGCCGAGGCCATCCAGGTCAACGATGTCAGGGTGGTCGCGAACACCTCTCTGTCGGATGTCAGGGGCGGCGTGGAGATCGACGGTAAGCGCGTCGTGCAGCCGTACCGTTTCAAGGTCATCGGTAAGCCCGAGGACCTGGAACCGGCGCTGAACATCCCCGGCGGAGTGGTCCAGACTCTGGAGAAGGAGCAGGCCAAGGTGTCTGTGACCCGTGAGAAGAAGATCATTGTGGACGCCTTGCGAGAGGCGAAGCGGCCTGACTACGCTCGGTCGTCATCGCAGTGA
- the ftsR gene encoding transcriptional regulator FtsR has product MRDTPKGGAGFAGAASSDGKPVSIGSVLTLLREEFPEVTISKIRFLEAEGLVEPKRTPSGYRKFTPADVERLAAVLRMQRDHYLPLKVIREHLDALERGERVPLPAPATPTRDLVEGVHDPGEERPTAARIGRAELLAAAEVDEAALTDWESYGLIVPHAEGGYDIEAVTVAKLVAELGRFGLEPRHLRAVKAAAEREAGLVEQVVAPLRRHRNPQTRAHAEATARELATLSVRLHAALVQSALRVRL; this is encoded by the coding sequence ATGCGCGATACACCGAAAGGCGGCGCCGGTTTTGCCGGCGCCGCCTCCTCGGACGGTAAGCCGGTGAGCATCGGCTCGGTGCTCACCCTGCTGCGCGAGGAATTTCCCGAGGTCACCATCTCCAAGATCCGCTTCCTGGAGGCCGAGGGACTGGTCGAGCCGAAGCGCACGCCTTCCGGATACCGCAAATTCACGCCCGCGGACGTCGAGCGGCTGGCTGCCGTCCTGCGGATGCAGCGGGACCACTATCTGCCGCTGAAGGTCATCCGGGAGCACCTGGACGCCCTGGAGCGCGGTGAACGGGTGCCGCTGCCGGCCCCGGCCACACCGACCCGTGATCTCGTCGAGGGCGTGCACGACCCGGGCGAGGAGCGCCCTACGGCTGCCCGCATCGGCCGGGCCGAGCTGCTGGCCGCCGCGGAGGTGGACGAGGCGGCGCTCACCGACTGGGAGTCCTACGGCCTCATCGTCCCTCATGCGGAGGGCGGATACGACATCGAGGCCGTCACGGTGGCCAAGCTCGTCGCGGAGCTGGGCCGCTTCGGTCTCGAACCACGGCATCTGCGTGCCGTGAAGGCGGCCGCCGAGCGTGAGGCGGGCCTGGTCGAGCAGGTCGTTGCACCCCTTCGGCGGCACCGTAATCCGCAGACCAGGGCCCATGCCGAAGCCACTGCCAGGGAGCTGGCAACGCTGTCCGTACGGCTGCACGCGGCACTGGTGCAGAGCGCTTTGCGGGTCCGCCTGTAG
- a CDS encoding MerR family transcriptional regulator, with protein MAITGDGMAAEGALPLHSGAAANPAPAPAAAVSGDCEAQNIGYRGPTACAAAGITYRQLDYWARTGLVEPSIRPAYGSGTQRLYSFRDVVVLKIVKRLLDTGVSLQNIRTAVQHLRARGLADLTRMTLMSDGATVYECTSPDQVVDLLQGGQGVFGIAVGVVWRDVEGALSQLHGERVDTGETLVGKNPHDELARRRNRAG; from the coding sequence GTGGCAATCACCGGCGACGGTATGGCGGCGGAAGGGGCGTTGCCGCTCCACTCGGGCGCAGCAGCGAACCCTGCCCCGGCACCGGCCGCGGCGGTGTCGGGGGACTGCGAGGCTCAGAACATCGGCTATCGCGGCCCGACCGCCTGTGCGGCAGCGGGCATCACCTATCGGCAGCTCGACTACTGGGCGCGCACGGGCCTGGTGGAGCCGAGCATCCGGCCCGCGTACGGCTCCGGCACCCAGCGGCTCTACAGCTTCCGGGACGTCGTGGTCCTGAAGATCGTCAAGCGGCTGCTGGACACCGGGGTGTCGTTGCAGAACATCCGCACCGCAGTCCAGCACCTGCGGGCGCGCGGGCTGGCGGATCTGACGCGGATGACGCTCATGAGCGACGGCGCGACGGTCTACGAGTGCACCTCGCCCGACCAGGTCGTGGATCTGCTCCAGGGCGGCCAGGGCGTCTTCGGGATCGCCGTGGGCGTGGTGTGGCGGGACGTGGAGGGCGCGCTGTCACAGCTCCACGGGGAGCGTGTGGACACCGGCGAGACGCTGGTCGGGAAGAACCCGCACGACGAGCTGGCGCGGCGGCGCAACCGCGCGGGCTGA
- the gcvP gene encoding aminomethyl-transferring glycine dehydrogenase encodes MTTNRISLTELERGTPFEHRHIGPDHEAQAKMLAHIGFGSLDELTDTAVPDVIKSAEALGLPQARTEAEVLQELHGLADRNQVLASMIGLGYYGTFTPPVILRNVMENPAWYTAYTPYQPEISQGRLEALLNFQTMVADLTGLPTSGASLLDEGTAAAEAMSLSRRVGKVKQGVFLIDADCLPQTIAVIETRAEPTGVEVVVADLSDGIPAEVAERGVFGVLLQYPGASGAVRDPRALIEQAHELGAIVTVAADLLALTLLTSPGELGADIAVGTTQRFGVPMGFGGPHAGFMAVRDQFARSLPGRLVGVSVDADGHKAYRLALQTREQHIRREKATSNICTAQVLLAVMAGMYAVYHGPEGLRTIARRTHRYAAVLAEGLRAGGVEIVHDAYFDTLTARVPGRAAEVVAAAREAGVNLRQVDTDLVGIACDETTGRAQLAGVWGAFGVHGDVEQLDAAAAETLPQALLRSDDYLAHPVFHQYRSETAMLRYLRTLADKDYALDRGMIPLGSCTMKLNATTEMEPVTWPAFGQLHPFAPAGQAQGYLTLIQELEERLATVTGYDKVSIQPNAGSQGELAGLLAVRAYHRANGDEQRTVCLIPSSAHGTNAASAVMAGMKVVVVKTGEDGEVDADDLHAKIEKHRDELAVLMVTYPSTHGVFEEHITQICAAVHDAGGQVYVDGANLNALVGLAEPGKFGGDVSHLNLHKTFCIPHGGGGPGVGPVGVRAHLAPYLPNHPLQPGAGPETGVGPISAAPWGSAGILPISWAYVRLMGAEGLKRATQVAVLSANYIAKRLEPHYPVLYTGPGGLVAHECIIDVRPLTKATGVSIDDVAKRLIDYGFHAPTMSFPVAGTLMIEPTESEDLGELDRFCDAMIAIRAEIEKVGSGEWDKDDNPLRNAPHTAAALGGDWSHPYTREEAVFPAGVEASEKYWPPVRRIDGAFGDRNLVCSCPPLDAYDN; translated from the coding sequence ATGACCACCAATCGCATCTCCTTGACCGAGCTGGAACGCGGCACTCCCTTCGAGCACCGGCACATCGGTCCCGACCACGAGGCGCAGGCCAAGATGCTCGCGCACATCGGGTTCGGATCGCTGGACGAGCTCACCGACACCGCCGTTCCCGATGTGATCAAGAGCGCGGAGGCGCTCGGCCTGCCGCAGGCCCGTACCGAGGCCGAGGTGCTCCAGGAGCTGCACGGCCTCGCGGACCGTAACCAGGTGCTGGCGTCCATGATCGGACTCGGCTACTACGGCACGTTCACCCCGCCGGTGATCCTCCGCAACGTCATGGAGAACCCGGCCTGGTACACGGCGTACACCCCTTATCAGCCGGAGATCTCGCAGGGCCGCCTCGAGGCGCTGCTGAACTTCCAGACGATGGTCGCCGACCTGACCGGCCTGCCCACCTCCGGCGCCTCCCTGCTGGACGAGGGCACCGCGGCCGCCGAGGCGATGTCCCTCTCCCGTCGGGTCGGCAAGGTCAAGCAGGGCGTCTTCCTGATCGACGCCGACTGTCTGCCGCAGACCATCGCCGTGATCGAGACCCGTGCGGAGCCCACCGGCGTCGAGGTCGTGGTCGCTGACCTGTCCGACGGCATTCCGGCCGAGGTCGCCGAGCGCGGTGTGTTCGGTGTGCTGCTGCAGTACCCGGGCGCCTCCGGCGCGGTCCGCGATCCGCGCGCCCTCATCGAGCAGGCCCACGAGCTGGGCGCGATCGTCACCGTCGCCGCCGATCTGCTCGCCCTGACGCTGCTGACCTCGCCCGGTGAGCTCGGCGCGGACATCGCCGTCGGCACCACCCAGCGCTTCGGCGTCCCGATGGGCTTCGGCGGCCCGCACGCCGGCTTCATGGCCGTACGCGACCAGTTCGCCCGCAGCCTGCCCGGACGTCTGGTGGGCGTCTCCGTCGACGCCGACGGCCACAAGGCCTACCGCCTCGCGCTGCAGACCCGTGAGCAGCACATCCGCCGCGAGAAGGCCACCAGCAACATCTGCACCGCTCAGGTGCTGCTCGCCGTCATGGCCGGCATGTACGCGGTCTACCACGGCCCTGAGGGCCTGCGGACCATCGCGCGGCGCACCCACCGCTACGCCGCGGTCCTCGCCGAGGGCCTGCGGGCCGGCGGGGTGGAGATCGTGCACGACGCGTACTTCGACACGCTGACCGCGCGGGTGCCCGGCCGGGCCGCCGAGGTCGTCGCCGCCGCCCGTGAGGCCGGCGTCAACCTCCGGCAGGTCGACACCGACCTGGTCGGCATCGCCTGCGACGAGACCACCGGACGCGCGCAGCTGGCCGGCGTCTGGGGCGCCTTCGGTGTGCACGGCGACGTCGAGCAGCTGGACGCGGCCGCCGCCGAGACGCTGCCGCAGGCCCTGCTGCGCAGCGACGACTACCTCGCCCACCCGGTCTTCCACCAGTACCGCTCCGAGACCGCGATGCTGCGCTACCTGCGCACTCTCGCGGACAAGGACTACGCGCTGGACCGCGGCATGATCCCGCTCGGCTCCTGCACCATGAAGCTGAACGCGACCACCGAGATGGAGCCGGTCACCTGGCCCGCCTTCGGCCAGCTGCACCCGTTCGCGCCGGCCGGCCAGGCCCAGGGCTACCTCACGCTGATCCAGGAGCTGGAGGAGCGGCTGGCCACCGTCACCGGCTACGACAAGGTCTCCATCCAGCCCAACGCCGGATCGCAGGGCGAACTGGCCGGTCTGCTGGCGGTGCGTGCCTACCACCGCGCCAACGGCGACGAGCAGCGCACCGTCTGCCTGATCCCGTCCTCCGCGCACGGCACCAACGCCGCCAGCGCCGTGATGGCCGGTATGAAGGTCGTCGTCGTCAAGACCGGCGAGGACGGCGAGGTCGACGCCGACGATCTGCACGCCAAGATCGAGAAGCACCGTGACGAGCTCGCGGTCCTGATGGTCACCTACCCCTCCACGCACGGCGTGTTCGAGGAGCACATCACCCAGATCTGCGCGGCGGTGCACGACGCCGGCGGCCAGGTCTACGTCGACGGCGCCAACCTCAATGCGCTGGTCGGTCTCGCCGAGCCCGGCAAGTTCGGCGGCGACGTCTCGCACCTCAACCTGCACAAGACGTTCTGCATCCCGCACGGCGGCGGCGGCCCGGGCGTCGGACCGGTCGGCGTACGCGCCCACCTGGCGCCGTACCTGCCCAACCACCCGCTGCAGCCCGGTGCGGGTCCCGAGACGGGTGTGGGACCGATCTCCGCGGCGCCCTGGGGCTCGGCCGGCATCCTGCCGATCTCGTGGGCGTACGTCCGCCTGATGGGCGCCGAGGGTCTCAAGCGCGCCACCCAGGTGGCGGTGCTGAGCGCCAACTACATCGCCAAGCGCCTCGAGCCGCACTACCCGGTGCTCTACACCGGCCCCGGCGGCCTGGTCGCCCACGAGTGCATCATCGACGTCCGGCCGCTGACCAAGGCGACCGGTGTGAGCATCGACGACGTCGCCAAGCGGCTCATCGACTACGGCTTCCACGCGCCGACGATGTCGTTCCCGGTGGCCGGCACGCTGATGATCGAGCCGACCGAGAGCGAGGACCTCGGCGAGCTGGACCGGTTCTGCGACGCGATGATCGCCATCCGCGCGGAGATCGAGAAGGTCGGCTCGGGGGAGTGGGACAAGGACGACAACCCGCTGCGCAACGCCCCGCACACCGCGGCCGCGCTCGGCGGCGACTGGTCGCACCCGTACACCCGCGAGGAGGCCGTCTTCCCGGCCGGCGTCGAGGCCTCGGAGAAGTACTGGCCGCCGGTGCGCCGCATCGACGGTGCCTTCGGCGACCGTAACCTGGTCTGCTCCTGCCCGCCGCTGGACGCGTACGACAACTGA
- a CDS encoding small basic family protein codes for MIAVLGLIVGVVVGLVVRPVVPTVVEPYLPIAVVAALDAVFGGLRAMLDGIFDDKVFVVSFLSNVVVAALIVFLGDKLGVGAQLSTGVVVVLGIRIFSNAAAIRRHVFRA; via the coding sequence GTGATCGCCGTATTGGGCCTCATCGTGGGAGTCGTGGTCGGACTTGTCGTCCGACCCGTGGTGCCGACGGTGGTCGAGCCCTACTTGCCGATCGCTGTCGTCGCGGCGCTGGACGCCGTGTTCGGTGGTCTGCGCGCGATGCTGGACGGCATCTTCGACGACAAGGTCTTCGTGGTCTCGTTCCTGTCGAATGTCGTCGTCGCCGCGCTGATCGTCTTCCTCGGCGACAAGTTGGGCGTCGGTGCCCAACTCTCCACCGGCGTCGTCGTGGTGCTGGGTATCCGGATCTTCTCCAACGCGGCCGCGATCCGTCGGCACGTCTTCCGGGCGTGA
- a CDS encoding DUF881 domain-containing protein, whose product MSQQRPDRSNTKTSAARPDASMSLLTNVMDHSLDDGYAEAAARKSEAGVRGLPRTLRAKLGLAAGLVLAALVVTVGAAQARISAPTLAKEREELINRIQKGTGEADRQQERVDALRDDVSRMQREALKQHGGGKAELLALLSGSTQVSGPGVKLVVDDAKDAESGSGGPRESSGFSDTGRVRDRDMQRVVNGLWASGAEAISVNGQRLTSLSAIRAAGDAILVDNKPLVPPYTVLAVGDGQRLSTAFQDSADGQYLHVLQENYGVRTRISVENEVTLTPAPSLIVRTAKPQAGAAKADGADTGKGTS is encoded by the coding sequence ATGTCGCAGCAGCGCCCCGATCGGAGCAACACGAAGACCTCGGCCGCGCGCCCCGATGCGTCCATGTCGCTGCTGACCAATGTGATGGATCACAGCCTCGACGACGGATACGCCGAGGCCGCCGCCCGGAAGTCCGAAGCCGGTGTGCGCGGTCTGCCCCGTACCTTGCGGGCGAAGTTGGGTCTCGCGGCCGGTCTGGTGCTCGCGGCGCTCGTGGTGACGGTGGGCGCGGCGCAGGCGCGGATATCGGCACCGACGCTCGCCAAGGAGCGCGAAGAGCTGATCAACCGCATCCAGAAGGGCACCGGTGAGGCGGACCGGCAGCAGGAGCGGGTCGATGCGCTCCGGGACGACGTCAGCAGGATGCAGCGCGAGGCGCTGAAGCAGCACGGCGGCGGCAAGGCCGAACTGCTGGCTCTGCTGTCCGGTTCGACCCAGGTCTCCGGGCCCGGCGTGAAACTCGTCGTGGACGATGCCAAGGATGCGGAGTCCGGCAGCGGCGGACCGCGCGAGAGCAGTGGGTTCTCGGACACGGGGCGGGTACGCGACAGAGACATGCAACGCGTGGTCAACGGCCTGTGGGCGTCCGGTGCGGAGGCCATCTCCGTCAATGGACAGCGGCTTACGTCACTCTCGGCGATCAGAGCCGCAGGAGACGCCATACTGGTCGACAACAAGCCACTGGTGCCGCCTTATACGGTGCTGGCGGTGGGGGACGGGCAAAGGCTGAGCACCGCTTTCCAGGACAGCGCCGACGGTCAGTACCTTCATGTGCTGCAGGAGAACTACGGCGTGCGTACCAGGATTTCCGTGGAGAACGAGGTCACGCTGACGCCCGCGCCCAGTTTGATCGTACGTACCGCAAAGCCGCAGGCCGGTGCCGCCAAGGCGGACGGCGCCGACACAGGGAAGGGCACATCGTGA
- a CDS encoding bifunctional nuclease family protein: MNELDVVGVRVEMPSSQPIVLLREVGGDRYLPIWIGPGEATAIAFAQQGMVPARPLTHDLFKDVLEAVGQELTQVRITDLREGVFYAELVFASGVEVSARPSDAIALALRTGTPIFGTDGVLDDAGIAIPDEQEDEVEKFREFLDQISPEDFGTNSQ; encoded by the coding sequence GTGAACGAGCTCGACGTCGTGGGTGTCCGGGTGGAAATGCCTTCCAGCCAACCGATCGTGCTCCTGCGGGAGGTGGGAGGCGACCGATACTTGCCCATTTGGATCGGGCCAGGGGAGGCCACCGCCATCGCCTTTGCCCAGCAGGGCATGGTCCCTGCCAGGCCGCTGACGCACGACCTTTTCAAGGACGTGCTCGAAGCGGTGGGCCAGGAGCTGACGCAGGTCCGCATCACGGATCTGCGCGAGGGGGTTTTCTATGCCGAACTCGTCTTCGCGAGCGGAGTCGAGGTCAGTGCGCGTCCCTCCGACGCGATAGCGCTGGCTCTGCGCACCGGAACGCCGATCTTCGGTACCGACGGTGTGCTGGACGACGCGGGGATCGCCATCCCGGACGAGCAGGAGGACGAGGTGGAGAAGTTCCGCGAGTTCCTCGACCAGATCTCGCCCGAGGACTTCGGGACCAACAGCCAGTAA
- a CDS encoding FHA domain-containing protein: MWWKLSEGHGRSQDVRIGRCEYRGFVLPHGRVYFVQGESPVKLFGKLFGKSARQDGGSGSARHRASGRPDESGAAEDRPLFRDEVSGPSGGYGAGSVDPSGASRIGSQEPSAARTGGGSALPVCTRCGNRNAEASRFCSNCGAPLRAGAQPERASETTSTISISGLEAYDSEATGQNLSPSLSPEAQAAVDALPLGSALLVVRRGPNSGSRFLLDSELTTAGRHPQGDIFLDDVTVSRRHVEFRRGPDGLFTVADVGSLNGTYVNRERIDSVTLANGDEVQIGKFRLVFYASQRGAGI, encoded by the coding sequence GTGTGGTGGAAACTGTCTGAAGGCCACGGACGTTCACAGGATGTCCGGATCGGCCGGTGTGAGTATCGAGGCTTCGTCCTGCCCCACGGGCGGGTCTATTTCGTTCAAGGGGAATCGCCCGTGAAGTTGTTTGGAAAGCTGTTCGGCAAGAGCGCGCGCCAGGATGGCGGCAGCGGCTCCGCGCGGCACCGTGCGTCGGGCCGGCCCGACGAAAGCGGCGCTGCCGAGGACCGTCCGCTCTTCCGTGACGAGGTCAGCGGTCCGTCCGGGGGGTACGGCGCGGGTTCTGTTGACCCCTCCGGTGCCAGCCGCATAGGTTCCCAGGAACCATCAGCCGCACGCACGGGTGGAGGGTCGGCCTTGCCGGTTTGTACGAGGTGTGGGAACCGGAATGCCGAGGCGAGCCGGTTCTGTTCCAACTGTGGAGCGCCGCTGCGTGCGGGCGCTCAGCCCGAGCGGGCGTCCGAGACGACCTCGACGATCTCCATTTCGGGGCTGGAGGCCTACGACTCGGAGGCGACGGGCCAGAATCTGTCGCCGTCGCTGTCCCCGGAGGCCCAGGCGGCCGTCGACGCCCTTCCGTTGGGCTCGGCGCTGCTGGTCGTCCGACGGGGTCCGAATTCGGGCAGCCGCTTCCTTCTGGACAGTGAGCTGACGACGGCGGGCCGGCACCCGCAGGGCGACATCTTCCTCGACGATGTGACGGTCTCGCGCCGTCACGTGGAATTCCGTCGCGGCCCGGACGGGCTCTTCACGGTCGCCGACGTCGGCAGCCTGAACGGCACCTACGTCAACCGTGAGCGGATCGACTCGGTCACCCTTGCCAACGGTGACGAGGTCCAGATCGGCAAGTTCCGCCTGGTCTTCTACGCGAGCCAGCGAGGCGCCGGTATCTGA
- a CDS encoding PRC-barrel domain-containing protein yields the protein MQTDIDPRSLIGRKAFDRNGAKIGTIDEVYLDDATGEPEWAAVRTGLFSRDAFVPLEPSKMVGEGLHIPYDRKLIKDAPDFGVGRHLSPEQELQLYHHYRLDISSPTSDPVSSPGSGDQDFGKIAGSDD from the coding sequence GTGCAAACCGATATCGATCCCCGGAGCCTGATCGGCCGCAAAGCGTTCGACCGCAACGGCGCCAAAATAGGCACGATCGACGAGGTATATCTCGACGACGCGACGGGGGAACCGGAGTGGGCGGCCGTGCGTACCGGACTCTTCAGCCGGGACGCGTTCGTCCCCCTCGAGCCCAGCAAGATGGTCGGCGAGGGCCTGCACATTCCCTATGACCGCAAGCTGATCAAGGACGCGCCGGACTTCGGCGTCGGCCGCCATCTCTCCCCCGAGCAGGAACTTCAGCTCTATCACCACTACCGACTGGATATCTCCTCCCCGACCTCCGACCCGGTGTCCTCCCCCGGCTCCGGTGACCAGGACTTCGGCAAGATCGCCGGCTCGGACGACTGA